In Drosophila santomea strain STO CAGO 1482 chromosome 2L, Prin_Dsan_1.1, whole genome shotgun sequence, a single window of DNA contains:
- the LOC120447192 gene encoding zinc finger protein 431: METCGLICVSRDYEKFLMRCSYCPTDVDVAQWQEFVLHIRNMHSKVRSMENDFDQIRENVSEVLKVESGQIDPSEEEHQAEELIAQEKELADGASVKPNVDSVHSSTNGTEETEESDACLFADQEESDQEEDPSELALDDLNLKSTPTYKFHPSFFRRDHRTLKFIEIYKTHPCLWHPAHSDYKEPKKCKEALRRMATELEATVSVFLSEISLKLAIKKVNMQFNTVHKRVLSGKQKPQSLAFSIYKLCSFLKAGSDEEGAKKNEKIKLDFTKKNKLTTDLIEMYANFPQLYDSAHKEFSNMNSRKQAYESMAAEFSVPNVDINSDDIFRAIQNLRQWFYKSTKHPIIGSSAAEKFYLEVCRFMPPKMYKQRLVCEFCHQITSSDHVLQSHIFKAHNIGELPFKCTLCDRSFVGRCELANHMQRVHIGKTHKCSHCERTFAVISDLQLHIRTHTGHKPYVCEHCGKAFRLRSQMTLHVTAIHTKIRAFKCTMCPKDFVKKVDLSDHIKGHLNIRDKICNVCGKGFTSCHALIRHRQIHSEVKKFVCKLCDTRFSQFVGLNTHMKRTHNILRNNSQKGKDAADAEQ; this comes from the exons ATGGAAACTTGCGGCCTTATCTGTGTGAGCAGGGACTACGAGAAGTTCCTGATGCGCTGTTCCTACTGCCCAACGGACGTGGATGTGGCCCAATGGCAGGAGTTTGTGCTGCACATTCGCAATATGCATAGCAAAGTAAGGAGCATGGAAAACGACTTCGACCAAATAAGAGAAAATGTGTCTGAAGTGCTAAAAGTGGAGTCTGGGCAGATAGATCCTTCAGAGGAGGAACACCAAGCGGAAGAGCTGATAGCTCAGGAAAAGGAATTGGCGGACGGGGCCAGTGTAAAGCCGAATGTAGACTCAGTTCATTCGTCAACAAACGGGACAGAGGAGACAGAGGAGTCGGACGCCTGTTTGTTTGCGGATCAAGAAGAATCCGACCAGGAGGAGGACCCTAGTGAACTAGCTTTGGATGatctaaatttaaaatccaCACCCACATACAAG TTTCATCCATCCTTCTTTCGCCGAGACCACCGAACCTTAAAGTTCATAGAGATCTACAAAACTCACCCGTGCCTCTGGCATCCCGCACACAGCGACTACAAGGAGCCCAAGAAATGCAAAGAAGCCCTAAGGCGTATGGCAACTGAATTGGAGGCAACTGTGTCTGTATTCCTTAGCGAGATTAGCCTAAAGCTGGCCATCAAAAAAGTCAACATGCAATTCAACACCGTGCACAAGCGAGTGCTGTccggaaaacaaaaacctcaATCGCTGGCTTTtagtatatataaattgtgtAGCTTCTTAAAGGCTGGCAGTGATGAAGAAGGGGctaaaaaaaacgaaaaaatcaaG CTCGATTTCACCAAGAAAAACAAGCTGACTACCGACTTGATAGAGATGTATGCAAACTTTCCGCAACTGTACGACTCCGCCCACAAGGAGTTCTCAAATATGAACTCTCGAAAACAGGCCTACGAGAGCATGGCTGCAGAGTTTTCGGTACCCAATGTGGACATCAACAGCGATGACATCTTCCGGGCCATCCAGAATCTCCGCCAATGGTTCTACAAGAGCACCAAACATCCCATTATTGGCAGCAGTGCAGCCGAAAAGTTCTACCTAGAGGTGTGCCGGTTCATGCCTCCAAAGATGTACAAGCAGCGGCTGGTCTGCGAGTTTTGCCACCAGATCACGTCCTCAGATCACGTCCTGCAGTCGCACATCTTCAAGGCGCACAACATCGGTGAACTGCCATTCAAATGCACCTTGTGCGACCGGAGTTTTGTGGGACGTTGCGAGCTGGCGAACCACATGCAGCGGGTCCACATCGGCAAGACCCACAAGTGCAGCCATTGTGAGCGTACATTCGCTGTGATATCAGACCTGCAGCTGCACATCCGTACTCACACTGGCCATAAGCCTTACGTCTGTGAGCATTGCGGCAAAGCCTTCCGACTAAGGTCCCAAATGACGCTTCACGTTACGGCTATTCACACCAAGATCAGAGCATTTAAATGCACCATGTGCCCCAAAGATTTTGTGAAAAAGGTCGATCTATCGGATCACATCAAGGGCCATTTAAATATCCGCGACAAAATCTGCAATGTGTGTGGTAAGGGATTCACCAGCTGCCATGCATTGATCCGACACCGGCAGATTCACTCCGAGGTGAAGAAGTTTGTATGCAAACTCTGCGACACCAGGTTCTCCCAGTTTGTGGGTCTTAATACGCACATGAAGCGCACCCACAACATTCTTCGTAACAATTCACAAAAGGGTAAAGATGCTGCGGATGCCGAGCAGTGA
- the LOC120447180 gene encoding GPI ethanolamine phosphate transferase 2, translated as MEQHRSRLVYSIGMLTVFLCGAVLFLIGFFPASYSVAEKESTVPEGRPTALLGVELTPPPPAYDSFVLLLVDALRDDFPDATSMPVAYSRACEKLKLHVDIPTVTMPRLKSITTGTLSNFIDIALNVGHTEQMQDSFLHRLKQQNRVVSFAGDHTWVKLFPSEFTRHAENHDSFYVNDFYEGDRNVTETLETELERSDWSLLILHYLGLDHIGHVEGNSSPRVPLKLKEMDEVVKKILDHKSFPNVLLMLTGDHGMADGGGHGGNTPAETLVPLFLYSNNCSKTTSVTKRYNQIDLAPTLSVLLSVEIPTLSIGCLIPEMLESLSLEHQLYAYFYNAHHLLNKARVKFGHERVHRSDYYTWYQNATLLHKKLLRPLREGGGGGASQVYYQNAKLNYMRVAREISGLLSESLVKFDYGFISLGLALTTLTSLHIVISVLYLDLTEQLQLDGLKVGQLWLSGITAVILNCISHALDIIMTSSTFYSVLIVVPISIAVYLAIDVAQALLKIALPPIYARRLKICIPLPLPLLSCYAIRTLTLGSSSFIEYEYKTWYYLGNTLILLTAFRTLRWRITKTNVELNGRHLYTIASTCLWQMRKVLVVLMLLTLMRYIHRLQAIRSTVVIFSLLLLWARLHRHSQVPQSVASGLALCMVYCFRGLNGQVLFFDVPPHMAAKLMVPTLVAFWCCLALVLVLGYRAALPPTHSFGKVPPTSVLLQLLQTNLSSSLLLAALLQRVQNILLLPVLLVALQQTYKLCDVYGTSARKFSVRLVHVYKIIMTIFLARMFFFYQGNSNSLSTIDLTPGYIGQTSYNPSIVAIFVTLNTYSADIHAFLYLVVHTLRSDLRSVGIMQLQPPYSIAADSLIAPLYAALIMLPAAFYLWLLVGFRYHLFIYSVFSPKVLYDCYTVLVFYLVFLVTSLYFKLFKHDA; from the exons ATGGAACAGCACAGAAGTCGGCTGGTTTATAGCATCGGGATGCTCACGGTGTTTCTTTGCGGCGCAGTGCTCTTTCTGATTGGCTTCTTTCCGGCCTCCTATTCGGTGGCGGAGAAGGAAAGCACCGTCCCAGAAGGCCGGCCCACCGCATTGCTCGGCGTGGA ACTGACGCCGCCGCCACCTGCCTATGACTCCTTTGTGCTCTTACTGGTCGACGCGTTGCGCGATGATTTTCCAGATGCCACGTCCATGCCGGTGGCTTATTCTAGGGCTTGCGAGAAGCTCAAGCTTCATGTGGACATACCAACGGTGACTATGCCACGCCTGAAAAGCATCACCACCGGTACCCTTTCAAACTTCATCGACATTGCGCTAAACGTGGGTCACACGGAGCAGATGCAGGACTCGTTCTTGCACCGCCTTAAACAGCAGAATCGTGTTGTTTCCTTCGCCGGTGACCACACCTGGGTGAAGCTCTTTCCCAGCGAGTTCACACGGCATGCCGAGAACCATGATTCATTTTATGTTAACGACTTCTACGAGGGCGATAGAAATGTGACCGAAACACTAGAGACTGAGCTGGAGCGGAGTGACTGGTCTCTGCTGATTTTACATTATCTGGGCCTCGATCACATTGGACATGTCGAAGGCAATTCCAGCCCAAGGGTGCCCCTCAAGCTAAAGGAAATGGATGAGGTAGTGAAGAAAATATTGGATCATAAG AGTTTCCCCAACGTTTTGCTCATGCTGACTGGAGATCATGGCATGGCTGATGGCGGAGGACATGGCGGCAATACGCCAGCCGAAACTCTAGTAcctttatttttgtattctaACAATTGCAGCAAAACAAC ATCTGTCACAAAACGCTACAATCAAATCGACTTGGCGCCTACGCTTTCAGTGCTTCTGTCTGTTGAAATACCCACTCTCTCCATTGGGTGCCTAATACCCGAGATGCTGGAGTCGTTGTCTTTGGAGCACCAGTTGTATGCCTACTTTTACAACGCCCACCACTTACTCAACAAGGCACGAGTGAAGTTCGGCCACGAAAGAGTCCATCGGAGTG ATTACTACACCTGGTACCAGAATGCCACCTTGTTGCACAAGAAGCTATTACGACCTTTACGGGAGggcggtggaggtggagcTAGTCAGGTCTACTACCAGAACGCAAAGCTAAATTATATGCGCGTCGCTCGTGAGATTTCCGGTCTACTCTCCGAATCCCTGGTGAAGTTTGACTACGGATTTATATCCCTTGGACTGGCATTGACCACATTG ACATCACTTCATATTGTGATCAGTGTCTTGTACTTGGATCTCACCGAACAGCTTCAGCTGGACGGATTAAAAGTGGGACAACTGTGGCTATCTGGGATCACTGCTGTTATCTTAAATTGTATCagtcatgcattggacatcATCATGACCAGTTCTACGTTTTACAGCGTTCTAATTGTGGTACCCATTTCAATCGCTGTTTACCTTGCAATCGATGTGGCGCAGGCGCTGCTTAAGATTGCATTGCCTCCTATATACGCACGTCGCCTAAAAATTTGCATTCCATTACCGCTACCTCTGCTATCTTGTTATGCTATACGTACGTTAACTCTGGGTTCCTCCTCGTTCATTGAGTACGAGTACAAGACATGGTATTACCTGGGAAATACCCTAATCCTGTTGACGGCATTCCGAACGCTTCGATGGCGCATTACCAAGACCAACGTGGAACTAAATGGCCGTCATCTGTACACGATTGCGTCAACCTGTCTGTGGCAAATGCGTAAAGTGCTTGTGGTGCTTATGTTACTCACATTGATGCGCTACATCCACAGGCTTCAGGCTATCCGGAGCACCGTTGTGATATtttcgctgctgttgctctgGGCACGCCTGCATCGTCACAGCCAGGTGCCGCAGTCGGTGGCCAGTGGATTAGCTTTATGTATGGTTTACTGCTTCCGAGGGCTAAACGGCCAGGTGCTTTTCTTCGACGTGCCTCCGCATATGGC TGCAAAACTTATGGTGCCAACGCTGGTGGCATTCTGGTGCTGCTTGGCACTGGTTTTGGTGCTGGGCTATCGGGCAGCGCTGCCGCCAACGCACAGCTTTGGGAAGGTGCCGCCCACAAGTGTATTATTGCAGTTACTACAGACAAACCTGAGCAGTTCCCTGCTGTTAGCTGCGCTTCTGCAACGCGTGCAAAATATATTACTCCTTCCCGTACTTCTCGTGGCCCTGCAGCAAACTTACAAGCTGTGCGATGTTTATGGGACCAGTGCCAGAAAGTTCTCCGTGCGATTGGTACATGTGTACAAGATCATCATGACTATATTCCTGGCTAGGATGTTCTTCTTCTACCAGGGAAACTCAAACAGTCTGTCCACCATTGACCTGACGCCGGGTTACATCGGGCAAACAAGCTACAACCCATCGATCGTTGCCATCTTTGTCACCCTCAACACATACAGTGCTGATATTCATGCATTCCTCTACTTAGTTGTCCATACCCTGCGCTCGGATCTGCGCAGTGTGGGTATCATGCAGCTACAGCCTCCTTACTCCATAGCCGCGGACTCGCTGATAGCTCCGCTCTACGCTGCGCTGATCATGTTGCCGGCGGCCTTCTACCTCTGGCTTTTGGTTGGCTTCCGCTACCACCTCTTTATATATTCCGTATTTTCCCCAAAAGTACTTTACGACTGTTACACTGTGCTGGTGttttatttggtatttttagTAACGAGTTTGTactttaaattgtttaaacatgacgcttaa
- the LOC120447182 gene encoding origin recognition complex subunit 1, which translates to MVNKENARSVGQQVKWIGSQEALPPVKNLEHKNVYCYQKCIYGPLTLSVGDFILVSNADAAEPDTVSGCDVARILHMYELREVTDREPCRAIVQWYSWPKAIPHNKYDDDEVAIDFSLEVIEEHRPYDNDVALGAIYRKCIVLEGISEKSAQEILSRHSHSNKLKSTACPMFVSRYRFVKVKRRYRLIPLEIHLEQPEDNTRPSRSSRKSLTAHRESKRSDSARHDETSGEKRRRASMAGANSVEFIDVNCFTCENKVSPIKIVGGRSVVRLSEKKTAPEINANYLPASPLTEKNAKVETPKSRASAARRNLNLSLDRGADTTADSDCLNYSIVQQTPDPKTPSNDMKIKLRLSERRRSVRLASMDLDPLSLEEAAQEPNAQGRKRLGVASGDIYHTPTKKSKEPSGVTEQTPSTRRKSILKSATSRLAEGTPRRSIQLSSIVEKRVFKDDEVISTPKRGRPKKTVQDEDEDYSPKKSVQKTPTRTRRSSAITKTATTPSKGITTATAPMTPSQKMKKIRAGELSPSMQQRTDLPAKESSKSELQLAREQLHVSVVPKSLPCREREFENIYAFLEGKIQDQCGGCMYVSGVPGTGKTATVTGVIRTLQRLANQNELPAFDYLEINGMRLTEPRQAYVQIYKQLTGKTVSWEQAHALLEKRFTTPAPRRVTTVLLVDELDILCNRRQDVVYNLLDWPTKSAAKLVVVTIANTMDLPERLLMGKVTSRLGLTRLTFQPYSHKQLQEIVTARLGGSEAFKGEAVQLVARKVAAVSGDARRALDICRRATEIADISAVKCVTMLHVQQALAEMIASAKVQAIRNCSRMEQIFLQAVAAEVTRTGVEETTFMGVYQQVETIAAFMGVTFPPPGRALRLCSKLGAERLIISEHSRNDLFQKILLNVSADDIHYALRVAEMVN; encoded by the exons ATGGTTAATAAAGAGAACGCCCGCAGTGTGGGCCAGCAGGTGAAGTGGATCGGAAGCCAAGAAGCACTGCCGCCTGTAAAGAATCTGGAGCACAAGAACGTCTACTGCTACCAGAAGTGCATCTACGGTCCGCTGACTTTGTCCGTTGGCGATTTTATCCTGGTGTCGAACGCGGATGCCGCCGAACCGGACACAGTGAGTGGATGCGACGTGGCAAGGATCTTGCACATGTATGAGCTGCGCGAGGTAACCGATCGCGAACCCTGTCGCGCCATCGTCCAGTGGTATTCCTGGCCGAAAGCCATTCCGCACAACAAatacgacgacgacgaggtGGCTATAGACTTTAGCCTGGAGGTGATCGAGGAGCATCGCCCGTACGATAACGACGTCGCCCTCGGTGCCATCTACCGCAAGTGCATCGTACTGGAAGGCATCTCTGAAAAGTCCGCGCAGGAAATTCTCAGCCGACACTCCCACTCCAACAAACTGAAGTCCACGGCCTGCCCAATGTTTGTCAGCCGGTACAGGTTTGTCAAGGTGAAGCGGAGATATCGATTAATTCCCTTGGAAATTCATTTGGAGCAGCCGGAGGACAATACCAGGCCATCCCGTTCGTCACGCAAATCCCTAACTGCACACAGAGAATCCAAGCGATCAGATTCCGCCCGTCACGATGAGACCTCTGGCGAGAAACGACGACGTGCATCAATGGCAGGTGCGAATTCCGTGGAGTTCATCGATGTCAACTGCTTCACTTGCGAAAATAAGGTGTCGCCCATCAAGATCGTGGGCGGACGCAGTGTAGTACGGTTGTCTGAGAAGAAAACGGCCCCGGAGATTAATGCCAACTATCTTCCGGCCTCTCCCCTCACCGAAAAGAATGCCAAGGTGGAGACGCCGAAATCCCGGGCCTCGGCAGCCCGCCGCAACCTTAATCTCAGCTTAGATCGCGGAGCGGATACCACAGCCGACTCAGACTGTCTGAATTACTCAATTGTTCAGCAAACTCCTGATCCCAAAACGCCTTCCAACGACATGAAGATCAAGTTGCGCCTCTCGGAGAGAAGGCGTTCGGTGCGTCTCGCATCCATGGACTTGGATCCCTTGTCGTTAGAGGAGGCCGCACAAGAACCCAATGCCCAAGGACGAAAGCGATTGGGCGTGGCCAGTGGCGATATCTACCATACCCCCACCAAGAAATCCAAAGAGCCTTCGGGCGTTACCGAGCAAACGCCCTCGACAAGGCGTAAAAGCATCCTGAAATCAGCCACCAGTCGTTTGG CCGAGGGCACGCCCAGACGTAGTATTCAATTGTCTAGCATTGTGGAGAAGCGCGTGTTCAAGGATGATGAAGTAATATCCACTCCAAAAAGGGGGCGTCCTAAGAAAACAGTTCaagacgaggacgaggactaCTCGCCAAAAAAATCAGTCCAAAAGACGCCTACGCGAACGCGTCGTTCAAGCGCCATCACCAAAACAGCGACGACACCCAGCAAAGGGATCACAACCGCAACTGCACCGATGACGCCCTCGCAAAAAATGAAGAAGATTCGAGCTGGTGAACTGAGTCCCAGCATGCAACAGCGCACTGACCTTCCGGCGAAGGAATCTAGCAAATCGGAACTGCAGCTGGCACGGGAACAGCTTCACGTGTCTGTTGTGCCAAAAAGTTTGCCGTGCCGCGAACGGgaatttgaaaacatttacGCCTTTCTGGAGGGCAAGATCCAGGACCAGTGCGGCGGCTGCATGTATGTGTCTGGAGTTCCGGGCACTGGCAAAACTGCCACTGTGACTGGAGTCATACGCACCCTGCAAAGGCTGGCAAATCAGAATGAGCTTCCTGCCTTTGATTATCTGGAGATCAATGGCATGCGACTAACTGAACCGCGTCAAGCCTACGTGCAGATCTACAAACAGCTCACGGGAAAGACTGTGTCCTGGGAGCAGGCACACGCTCTTCTGGAGAAACGGTTCACTACTCCGGCGCCTCGTAGAGTTACCACTGTGCTACTGGTTGATGAGCTGGATATCTTGTGCAACCGGCGCCAAGATGTGGTCTATAACTTGCTCGACTGGCCCACCAAGTCGGCGGCCAAGCTAGTAGTGGTCACCATTGCCAACACTATGGACTTGCCTGAGCGCTTGCTGATGG GTAAAGTCACATCTCGTCTTGGCCTTACCCGCCTTACATTCCAACCGTACAGCCACAAGCAGCTGCAAGAGATCGTTACCGCCCGCTTGGGAGGATCTGAGGCATTCAAAGGCGAGGCCGTGCAGCTAGTGGCGCGCAAGGTAGCCGCCGTTTCCGGGGACGCTCGCCGAGCTCTGGACATCTGCCGGCGTGCTACAGAAATTGCCGATATATCTGCTGTCAAGTGTGTAACAATGCTCCACGTGCAGCAGGCATTGGCCGAGATGATAGCCAGTGCCAAGGTGCAGGCCATTAGAAACTGCTCGCGGATGGAGCAGATCTTCTTGCAGGCGGTAGCAGCGGAAGTTACACGCACAGGCGTCGAGGAGACGACTTTCATGGGTGTCTACCAGCAGGTGGAGACCATCGCCGCCTTCATGGGCGTGACCTTTCCACCACCAGGACGCGCCCTTCGCCTGTGCTCCAAGCTGGGCGCGGAGCGACTCATCATTAGTGAACACTCCCGCAATGACCTCTTTCAGAAAATCCTGCTAAACGTCAGCGCTGATGACATTCACTACGCCCTCAGAGTAGCAGAGATGGTCAACTAA
- the LOC120457003 gene encoding zinc-type alcohol dehydrogenase-like protein C1773.06c isoform X2, with the protein MNKLCRQVSIESPGPGAKNCVFNFFVPIEDTPAMGARIRIVCAGACYRRRDRANSITSMSSVSSELSDYCPSVNSISSPAHQGIREGSFFPGFEVAGVIESLGSEITEANNRGLRIGQRVIVYPFDETPAGYAELLVVPDLKHVVPIPDSLPMEVAAMLPTGALLAWNAVFKAQAVVTQILSQRAATEPKRKPKILIVGTGGLALWAVRIASYHFATTGADNVDITVASLRDEGFRLATEIKNVSVVQWNECLYEPQLIERTKDVCGGAVDVVIDFGTTSRSLHRSMHCLSKGGVVLISDEVAEKLLPKFSRLSEQYQQEIIAISNGTAEQLAEVVELVANKKIEPPPHSVFPCEQAAEVIAKLCNSEIPGRAILRFHDIE; encoded by the exons ATGAACAAGCTGTGCCGCCAAGTGTCAATTGAGTCGCCCGGCCCGGGTGCCAAGAACTGCGTCTTCAACTTCTTCGTGCCCATCGAGGACACGCCAGCGATGGGCGCCCGCATCCGGATCGTTTGCGCCGGAGCTTGCTATCGTCGTCGCGATCGCGCCAACTCCATCACCAGCATGTCCTCAGTGTCCTCGGAGCTGAGCGACTACTGTCCATCGGTAAACTCGATATCCTCGCCCGCACACCAGGGCATACGGGAGGGATCCTTCTTTCCCGGCTTCGAGGTAGCCGGCGTGATCGAGTCCCTGGGCTCAGAGATCACCGAGGCCAACAACCGTGGCCTGCGCATTGGACAGCGTGTGATCGTCTATCCATTCGATGAGACCCCAGCCGGCTATGCCGAGCTGCTGGTCGTGCCGGACCTGAAGCACGTGGTGCCCATTCCCGACAGTCTGCCCATGGAGGTGGCCGCCATGCTGCCGACGGGTGCCCTGCTCGCCTGGAACGCCGTCTTCAAGGCCCAGGCCGTCGTCACACAGATTCTCAGCCAGAGGGCTGCCACGGAGCCAAAGCGGAAGCCCAAGATCCTGATCGTGGGCACTGGTGGCCTGGCGCTCTGGGCCGTGCGCATCGCCTCCTATCACTTTGCCACAACTGGAGCCGACAACGTGGACATCACAGTGGCCAGTCTGCGGGACGAGGGCTTCCGCCTGGCAACAGAGATCAAGAA CGTCAGCGTGGTGCAGTGGAACGAATGCCTGTACGAGCCGCAGCTGATCGAGCGCACCAAGGACGTGTGCGGCGGGGCCGTGGACGTGGTGATTGACTTTGGCACAACCTCCAGGAGCCTGCACCGCTCGATGCACTGCCTCTCGAAGGGCGGCGTGGTGCTGATCAGCGACGAGGTGGCCGAGAAGCTGCTGCCCAAGTTCTCGCGGCTGTCCGAGCAGTACCAGCAGGAGATCATCGCCATCTCGAACGGCACCGCCGAGCAGCTGGCGGAGGTAGTGGAGCTGGTGGCCAACAAGAAGATCGAGCCACCGCCGCACTCCGTCTTCCCCTGCGAGCAGGCGGCCGAGGTCATCGCAAAGCTGTGCAACTCCGAGATACCCGGACGCGCCATTCTCCGCTTCCATGACATAGAGTAG
- the LOC120457003 gene encoding zinc-type alcohol dehydrogenase-like protein C1773.06c isoform X1: protein MPVDVCSQPHNLLSSMSGTTDTSLSLNPLSLTSALPPTDPDHHNPHNMNKLCRQVSIESPGPGAKNCVFNFFVPIEDTPAMGARIRIVCAGACYRRRDRANSITSMSSVSSELSDYCPSVNSISSPAHQGIREGSFFPGFEVAGVIESLGSEITEANNRGLRIGQRVIVYPFDETPAGYAELLVVPDLKHVVPIPDSLPMEVAAMLPTGALLAWNAVFKAQAVVTQILSQRAATEPKRKPKILIVGTGGLALWAVRIASYHFATTGADNVDITVASLRDEGFRLATEIKNVSVVQWNECLYEPQLIERTKDVCGGAVDVVIDFGTTSRSLHRSMHCLSKGGVVLISDEVAEKLLPKFSRLSEQYQQEIIAISNGTAEQLAEVVELVANKKIEPPPHSVFPCEQAAEVIAKLCNSEIPGRAILRFHDIE, encoded by the exons ATGCCGGTCGATGTGTGCAGTCAACCACACAATTTGCTCAGTTCAATGAG CGGAACAACAGATACCTCGTTGTCATTGAACCCACTGTCCCTGACTTCCGCTCTGCCGCCAACGGATCCCGATCACCACAATCCACACAACATGAACAAGCTGTGCCGCCAAGTGTCAATTGAGTCGCCCGGCCCGGGTGCCAAGAACTGCGTCTTCAACTTCTTCGTGCCCATCGAGGACACGCCAGCGATGGGCGCCCGCATCCGGATCGTTTGCGCCGGAGCTTGCTATCGTCGTCGCGATCGCGCCAACTCCATCACCAGCATGTCCTCAGTGTCCTCGGAGCTGAGCGACTACTGTCCATCGGTAAACTCGATATCCTCGCCCGCACACCAGGGCATACGGGAGGGATCCTTCTTTCCCGGCTTCGAGGTAGCCGGCGTGATCGAGTCCCTGGGCTCAGAGATCACCGAGGCCAACAACCGTGGCCTGCGCATTGGACAGCGTGTGATCGTCTATCCATTCGATGAGACCCCAGCCGGCTATGCCGAGCTGCTGGTCGTGCCGGACCTGAAGCACGTGGTGCCCATTCCCGACAGTCTGCCCATGGAGGTGGCCGCCATGCTGCCGACGGGTGCCCTGCTCGCCTGGAACGCCGTCTTCAAGGCCCAGGCCGTCGTCACACAGATTCTCAGCCAGAGGGCTGCCACGGAGCCAAAGCGGAAGCCCAAGATCCTGATCGTGGGCACTGGTGGCCTGGCGCTCTGGGCCGTGCGCATCGCCTCCTATCACTTTGCCACAACTGGAGCCGACAACGTGGACATCACAGTGGCCAGTCTGCGGGACGAGGGCTTCCGCCTGGCAACAGAGATCAAGAA CGTCAGCGTGGTGCAGTGGAACGAATGCCTGTACGAGCCGCAGCTGATCGAGCGCACCAAGGACGTGTGCGGCGGGGCCGTGGACGTGGTGATTGACTTTGGCACAACCTCCAGGAGCCTGCACCGCTCGATGCACTGCCTCTCGAAGGGCGGCGTGGTGCTGATCAGCGACGAGGTGGCCGAGAAGCTGCTGCCCAAGTTCTCGCGGCTGTCCGAGCAGTACCAGCAGGAGATCATCGCCATCTCGAACGGCACCGCCGAGCAGCTGGCGGAGGTAGTGGAGCTGGTGGCCAACAAGAAGATCGAGCCACCGCCGCACTCCGTCTTCCCCTGCGAGCAGGCGGCCGAGGTCATCGCAAAGCTGTGCAACTCCGAGATACCCGGACGCGCCATTCTCCGCTTCCATGACATAGAGTAG
- the LOC120449185 gene encoding cytochrome b5 has protein sequence MSSEGTKTFTRAEVAKHNTNKDTWLLIHNNIYDVTAFLNEHPGGEEVLIEQAGKDATENFEDVGHSNDARDMMKKYKIGELVESERTSVAQKSEPTWSTDQQTEESSVKSWLVPLVLCLVATLFYKFFFGGAKQ, from the exons ATGTCGAGCGAGGGAACAAAGACTTTCACGCGGGCCGAGGTCGCCAAGCACAACACGAACAAGGACACCTGGCTGCTCATCCACAACAACATCTACGACGTCACCGCCTTCCTGAACGAG CATCCCGGTGGCGAAGAGGTGCTCATCGAGCAGGCCGGCAAGGATGCCACGGAGAACTTTGAGGACGTTGGCCACAGCAACGATGCCCGCGACATGATGAAGAAGTACAAAATCGGCGAGCTGGTGGAGAGCGAAAGGACAAGCGTGGCCCAGAAGTCTGAGCCGACCTGGAGCACGGACCAGCAAACCGAGGAGAGCTCTGTGAAGTCGTGGCTGGTGCCCCTGGTGTTGTGCTTGGTGGCCACGCTCTTTTATAAGTTCTTCTTTGGCGGTGCCAAGCAGTAG